A section of the Pseudomonas prosekii genome encodes:
- a CDS encoding cysteine-rich CWC family protein — protein MNKPDHCPACGAPNDCSLADPRTADRPCWCYGVSIDPAVLEALPAQLRDISCLCPRCAQVEAQLQAAARPIT, from the coding sequence ATGAACAAACCTGATCACTGCCCGGCCTGCGGCGCGCCCAACGACTGCAGCCTGGCCGACCCAAGAACCGCCGATCGCCCCTGCTGGTGTTACGGCGTAAGCATCGATCCGGCAGTCCTCGAAGCGTTGCCGGCGCAGCTGCGCGATATTTCCTGTCTGTGCCCGCGTTGCGCGCAAGTCGAGGCGCAGCTGCAAGCAGCCGCGCGGCCGATCACGTAA
- a CDS encoding pseudouridine synthase has product MRVDRFLSNLPRFNRQQVRLLLVEKRVRVDGKVVSDPHADVLEFSRVEVDDDVLQIGKPARYFMLNKPPGCVSATRDPHHPTVLDLIDEPHKDDLHIAGRLDFNTTGLMIITNDGSWSRRLTQPQTKLPKVYYVETEQEIGPEYAVTFNQGLYFAFEDLTTQPAELVLLGPKSARLSIVEGRYHQVKRMFGHFDNKVLRLHRESMGPLLLDNALKPGEYRALRTEEIHLI; this is encoded by the coding sequence ATGCGTGTAGACCGTTTCCTCAGCAACTTGCCGCGTTTCAACCGTCAGCAGGTTCGTCTGTTGCTGGTGGAAAAACGCGTGCGCGTTGACGGAAAAGTCGTCAGCGACCCGCACGCCGACGTGCTGGAGTTCAGCCGCGTCGAAGTCGATGACGACGTGCTGCAAATCGGCAAACCGGCGCGCTACTTCATGCTCAACAAACCGCCCGGCTGCGTCAGCGCCACACGCGATCCACACCATCCGACGGTGCTCGACCTGATCGACGAACCGCACAAGGACGACCTGCACATCGCCGGGCGCCTGGATTTCAATACCACCGGCCTGATGATCATTACCAACGATGGCAGTTGGTCGCGGCGCCTGACTCAGCCGCAGACCAAACTGCCGAAGGTCTATTACGTCGAAACCGAACAGGAAATCGGCCCGGAGTATGCAGTCACCTTCAACCAAGGGCTGTACTTCGCGTTCGAGGACCTGACCACGCAACCTGCCGAATTGGTGCTGCTCGGACCGAAGTCGGCGCGGTTGAGCATCGTCGAGGGTCGTTACCATCAGGTGAAGCGCATGTTCGGCCATTTCGACAACAAGGTGCTGCGCCTGCACCGCGAAAGCATGGGCCCGCTGCTGCTCGATAACGCGCTAAAACCGGGCGAGTATCGCGCACTGCGCACCGAAGAGATCCATTTGATCTAA
- a CDS encoding alpha/beta fold hydrolase, whose protein sequence is MRPEIAVLDIQGQYRVYTEFYRADAAEKTIILVNGSMATTASFAQTVKNLHPQFNVVCYDQPYAGKSKAHNRHEKLLTKEVEGQILLELIDHFAAEHVLSFSWGGAATLVALAQRPRRIEKAVISSFSPEINEPMRDYLERGVDYLGSRDGDRVGNLVNSTIGKHLPSLFKRFNYRHVSNLAAHEYGQMHFHISDLLHSDRQCFLKAAEKINVPVLFMNGEWDEYTAADGARLFANHVQHATFSTLQATGHFLDMEHKAACRDSQNALLGFLKPAQPASRPRYQFVQEHHALAI, encoded by the coding sequence ATGAGGCCAGAAATCGCTGTGCTGGATATTCAGGGGCAGTACCGGGTTTACACGGAGTTCTATCGCGCAGACGCCGCAGAGAAGACCATTATTCTGGTCAACGGCTCGATGGCCACGACTGCGTCGTTTGCTCAGACCGTGAAAAACCTTCACCCGCAGTTCAACGTGGTTTGCTACGACCAGCCCTACGCGGGCAAGTCCAAAGCCCACAACCGCCATGAGAAATTGCTGACAAAAGAGGTCGAAGGACAGATTCTGCTGGAGCTGATCGACCACTTTGCCGCCGAGCACGTGTTGTCGTTTTCCTGGGGCGGCGCCGCGACCCTCGTCGCCCTCGCCCAACGGCCGCGACGCATCGAAAAAGCGGTGATCAGCTCGTTCTCGCCGGAGATCAACGAGCCGATGCGCGACTACTTGGAACGCGGTGTCGACTACCTCGGCAGCCGCGACGGCGACCGCGTCGGCAACCTGGTTAACAGCACCATCGGCAAACACCTGCCGTCACTGTTCAAGCGTTTCAACTATCGCCATGTGAGCAACCTGGCCGCGCACGAATACGGGCAGATGCACTTCCACATCAGCGACCTGCTGCACAGCGATCGCCAGTGCTTCCTCAAGGCTGCGGAAAAAATCAACGTGCCGGTGCTGTTCATGAACGGCGAATGGGACGAATACACCGCCGCCGACGGCGCCCGGCTCTTCGCCAACCACGTGCAACACGCAACGTTCAGCACCCTGCAAGCGACCGGGCACTTCCTCGACATGGAACACAAAGCCGCCTGCCGAGACAGCCAGAACGCCTTGCTGGGCTTCCTGAAACCGGCGCAACCCGCCAGCCGACCGCGCTACCAATTTGTTCAGGAGCACCATGCGCTGGCAATCTGA
- a CDS encoding DUF421 domain-containing protein, with protein sequence MSPFDIQRMLIDEFPISFLLEVGFRATFAFLAVFLFLKSSGRRGIRQLSLFELVVILTLGSAAGDVSFYHDVPLLPVAVVFLTLLLLYRMTVLIMTKSKKFEAWIDGLPVTVIRNGLYEPKSLEKLNISSSEILMELRQRGVEHLGQVRLALMETDGDISLYFYDQEDVRPGMSVLPLEHRAEFIKVPATGLYCCVSCGFAQSIQAGQQARCSRCDHDIWSTALSTQRCR encoded by the coding sequence ATGTCTCCCTTTGATATTCAACGGATGTTGATAGATGAGTTTCCAATATCATTTTTGCTAGAGGTAGGGTTTCGGGCAACTTTTGCCTTTCTTGCCGTTTTCTTATTTTTAAAATCAAGTGGCCGACGCGGGATAAGACAGCTCTCACTTTTTGAGTTGGTCGTGATTTTGACATTGGGCTCCGCTGCCGGAGACGTGTCTTTCTACCATGACGTACCACTGTTGCCTGTCGCAGTCGTTTTCCTCACACTGTTGCTGCTCTATCGCATGACCGTTTTGATCATGACAAAAAGCAAGAAATTTGAAGCATGGATAGATGGTCTTCCTGTAACCGTCATACGCAACGGCTTGTATGAACCTAAATCTTTGGAGAAGCTGAATATTTCATCAAGTGAAATATTGATGGAGCTTCGACAACGGGGCGTTGAGCACTTGGGCCAAGTTAGATTGGCGCTTATGGAAACAGATGGCGACATCAGTCTTTATTTTTACGATCAAGAAGACGTTCGACCTGGTATGTCAGTCCTACCTTTAGAGCATCGTGCGGAGTTCATAAAAGTGCCCGCCACGGGACTTTATTGCTGCGTGAGTTGTGGCTTTGCACAATCTATTCAGGCAGGGCAACAAGCACGCTGCTCGCGGTGCGATCATGATATCTGGTCAACGGCGCTGAGCACTCAACGCTGTAGGTGA
- a CDS encoding short chain dehydrogenase — protein sequence MIDPATGMKAGERYIVESFERTRHFPGFFLDGKYYLGPELMTAIGWLEGQQFYYDELDPTGEPVFPNRIAGIVQDLTLILADGARLPLNEMPYEAEIDPSNIPISRNPSSSGHRPTSPSDQHGTEGVWMSGKHPYPILLAAGAALILGILFGVKQAKRLPTRKLR from the coding sequence ATGATTGACCCAGCAACCGGTATGAAGGCGGGCGAGCGTTACATCGTGGAAAGTTTCGAACGCACACGACATTTCCCAGGCTTCTTCCTCGACGGGAAATATTACCTTGGCCCCGAATTGATGACGGCCATAGGTTGGCTGGAAGGACAGCAGTTTTATTACGATGAGCTTGACCCCACTGGTGAGCCAGTATTCCCCAATCGAATCGCCGGCATTGTCCAAGATCTCACACTGATTCTCGCAGACGGTGCGCGTTTACCTTTAAACGAAATGCCCTACGAAGCAGAGATTGATCCCTCTAACATTCCGATCAGTCGTAATCCATCGTCATCGGGACATCGCCCTACTTCACCAAGCGATCAACACGGAACTGAGGGCGTCTGGATGTCAGGCAAACATCCCTATCCAATACTCTTGGCGGCGGGCGCAGCGCTGATACTGGGGATACTGTTTGGAGTCAAACAAGCTAAACGCCTTCCTACCCGAAAGCTGAGGTAG